Proteins found in one Zea mays cultivar B73 chromosome 1, Zm-B73-REFERENCE-NAM-5.0, whole genome shotgun sequence genomic segment:
- the LOC109943737 gene encoding uncharacterized protein yields the protein MAVIFGNHQATGLFAKCTSDPLGFDTSESAGTYGVGYSGDLAGHESNNASPTRDSGESLNPSGPIRDGGDSSTRSGARRKRGRMMMEDEDPLICTVTEAFKTLSDAIKQSAPQPRPIIPPNLWTMMKQIPVFEREHIAHYYGYLCENPALAYAFLEMGLDDQMVWVSRYIKTHLSD from the coding sequence ATGGCTGTCATATTTGGGAATCATCAAGCAACtggactatttgcaaaatgcacCAGTGATCCCCTAGGTTTCGACACATCTGAAAGTGCAGGTACATATGGTGTGGGTTATTCTGGAGACTTGGCTGGTCATGAGAGTAACAATGCAAGTCCAACTCGTGATAGTGGAGAATCATTGAACCCAAGTGGTCCAATTCGTGATGGTGGAGACTCATCTACTCGAAGTGGTGCAAGAAGGAAGAGAGGGCGCATGATGATGGAAGATGAGGATCCATTGATATGCACTGTCACTGAAGCTTTTAAGACTCTTTCAGATGCAATCAAGCAGTCAGCACCACAACCACGTCCGATAATCCCACCCAACCTATGGACTATGATGAAACAGATTCCTGTTTTTGAAAGAGAACATATAGCACACTACTATGGCTACTTGTGTGAGAATCCAGCCCTTGCTTATGCCTTTCTAGAGATGGGACTAGATGATCAAATGGTATGGGTGTCTAGGTACATCAAGACTCATCTTTCTGATTGA
- the LOC100193095 gene encoding uncharacterized protein LOC100193095, which produces MPAAMPSPPGRLLASIPLRCHAPTQQPSTTAARGLLLRGACSPVVKRVPDGGGWLLWHQSGPRVALSTSMDGLRWSAPVSPDPLLPSEDWWTFDTACVRPSDVLLVSSPAASSRRFPSSAVYWLYYMGSTDERFGSPFPDADVPALPGLAISQDGRHWARIEGDHHTGALFSVAEEGEKSRGWEARCIVAPKVVMHADGDLRMYYHSFDEMSQRHAIGLARSRDGIRWKKTGKVLEGGRAGCFDECGVQHGHVVRDRAARQYVMVFEGVDADGRVSIGMAVSEDGLKEWRRSSEMPVLCPSYDDEGWDAAGVGSPYLVQMDGAYDWRLYYMGVGRDGEASIGMAYSEGQALLKFEKCDAIAYKM; this is translated from the coding sequence ATGCCCGCCGCCATGCCCTCTCCGCCGGGCCGCCTCCTCGCTTCTATCCCTCTCCGCTGCCACGCTCCGACCCAGCAGCCCTCCACCACCGCCGCCCGCGGCCTCCTCCTCCGCGGCGCGTGCTCCCCGGTTGTCAAGCGTGTCCCGGACGGTGGCGGGTGGCTCCTCTGGCACCAGTCCGGCCCCCGCGTGGCGCTCTCCACCTCTATGGACGGTCTCCGCTGGAGCGCCCCAGTATCCCCCGACCCACTGCTACCCTCAGAGGATTGGTGGACGTTCGATACCGCCTGTGTTCGCCCCTCCGACGTCCTTCTCGTCTCCAGCCCCGCGGCGTCATCCCGCCGCTTCCCGTCCTCTGCCGTATACTGGCTCTACTACATGGGCTCCACCGACGAGCGGTTCGGCTCCCCGTTTCCGGATGCGGACGTCCCCGCGCTTCCCGGCCTCGCTATCAGCCAGGACGGCCGCCACTGGGCGCGTATCGAGGGGGACCACCACACCGGCGCGCTGTTCAGCGTCGCGGAGGAAggggagaaatcccgagggtgggaAGCGCGCTGCATTGTCGCACCCAAGGTGGTCATGCACGCAGACGGGGACCTGCGGATGTACTACCACTCGTTCGACGAAATGTCGCAGAGGCATGCAATCGGTTTGGCTAGGTCCAGGGATGGTATCCGATGGAAGAAGACGGGGAAGGTGCTTGAGGGGGGGCGTGCTGGTTGCTTTGACGAATGTGGGGTGCAACATGGACATGTCGTCCGTGACCGTGCTGCCCGGCAGTATGTCATGGTGTTTGAGGGTGTTGACGCAGATGGTAGAGTGAGCATTGGAATGGCCGTTTCAGAGGACGGGCTGAAAGAGTGGAGGCGGTCTAGCGAGATGCCAGTGCTGTGCCCATCTTACGATGACGAAGGGTGGGATGCCGCTGGGGTCGGTTCACCATACTTGGTACAAATGGACGGGGCTTATGATTGGAGGCTGTATTACATGGGTGTTGGGAGGGACGGGGAGGCTTCCATTGGGATGGCGTATTCAGAGGGTCAGGCTCTTCTGAAATTCGAGAAATGTGATGCTATTGCATATAAGATGTAA